In Reichenbachiella agarivorans, one genomic interval encodes:
- a CDS encoding response regulator produces the protein MKILVVEDEPKVAAFLKQGLAEQDYEVEVVYDGQMGLKFATKNHYDIILLDIIIPYINGIELCKQIKEVKDDVPILMLTALGTTEDKVFGFDAGADDYLVKPFEFAELLARIRALTKRSAGLVHSSNKLKVADLELDLDKKQAVRAGKIIELTAKEFSLLEYFMRNKGRVVSRGDITVKVWDLNFDTGTNVVDVYVNILRKKIDKDFPMKLIHTRIGSGYIFDTE, from the coding sequence ATGAAAATCCTAGTTGTAGAAGATGAACCCAAGGTGGCGGCATTCCTGAAGCAAGGATTGGCAGAGCAGGACTATGAGGTGGAGGTGGTGTATGATGGTCAGATGGGACTCAAGTTCGCGACCAAAAATCACTATGATATCATTTTGCTGGACATTATCATTCCCTATATCAACGGCATAGAGCTTTGTAAGCAAATCAAAGAAGTCAAAGACGATGTGCCTATACTGATGCTGACCGCTTTGGGAACTACTGAAGATAAAGTTTTTGGATTTGATGCGGGAGCTGATGATTATTTGGTCAAGCCTTTCGAGTTTGCTGAATTGCTGGCTAGAATTCGTGCACTGACTAAACGAAGTGCAGGATTGGTTCATAGCAGCAACAAACTCAAGGTTGCAGATTTGGAGCTTGATTTGGATAAGAAGCAGGCAGTCAGAGCAGGGAAAATCATAGAACTTACAGCCAAGGAATTTAGTCTCTTGGAGTACTTCATGCGCAATAAGGGTAGGGTGGTTTCTCGTGGTGATATCACTGTCAAGGTCTGGGATCTCAATTTTGATACAGGCACCAATGTGGTCGATGTATATGTTAACATCTTGCGCAAAAAGATAGATAAGGACTTTCCGATGAAGCTGATTCATACACGCATCGGCAGTGGCTACATTTTTGACACAGAGTAG
- a CDS encoding DinB family protein — MKEQFTLLTATRANILKEMEACTPAQLCSIPKGFNNNILWNAIHVIVTPQVLLYMKSNTACKIDTGIIESYRKGTIPSEEINYQMIEFAKNQLIPSVSQIEQDYSQQIFGDYETFQTSYGVILNTIEDAIRFNNLHESMHYGQIKMLKRLV, encoded by the coding sequence ATGAAAGAACAATTCACCTTATTGACTGCCACAAGGGCAAATATTCTCAAAGAGATGGAGGCTTGTACGCCAGCGCAACTTTGTAGTATTCCCAAGGGGTTTAACAACAACATCCTATGGAATGCCATTCATGTCATTGTCACACCTCAAGTACTGCTCTATATGAAGAGCAATACGGCATGCAAAATAGACACAGGCATCATAGAGTCGTATAGGAAAGGTACTATCCCTTCTGAAGAAATTAATTACCAAATGATAGAGTTTGCCAAAAACCAATTGATTCCGTCGGTCTCTCAGATCGAGCAGGATTATTCGCAACAAATATTCGGTGATTACGAGACTTTCCAAACCAGCTATGGCGTAATTCTCAACACGATAGAAGATGCTATCCGTTTCAACAACCTACATGAAAGTATGCATTATGGTCAGATCAAAATGCTGAAGAGGTTGGTATAA
- a CDS encoding GNAT family N-acetyltransferase: MDNETSKSPCFLIERLDPSWYDHAIRFLEEVFYQEQHIPKELIPLKNDLQMWWGVKEDDRIVGIVAAWEEASEWHWGRLAIASSLRGRGVGMQLIIRSLTEVFESGVDKVIIEARDVTVEIISKLGGTVIGPKTTFYGTVTPMELQCKDFKLYMDRTK, translated from the coding sequence TTGGATAACGAAACATCAAAATCACCATGTTTTTTAATCGAACGTCTTGATCCGTCTTGGTACGATCATGCTATTCGTTTTTTGGAAGAGGTATTCTATCAAGAGCAACATATTCCAAAGGAACTGATTCCCTTGAAAAATGATCTTCAAATGTGGTGGGGTGTTAAAGAGGATGATAGGATCGTAGGCATAGTTGCTGCATGGGAGGAAGCGTCCGAATGGCACTGGGGACGGCTCGCCATAGCGTCTTCACTGCGTGGGCGCGGTGTAGGGATGCAGTTGATCATACGTTCTCTTACTGAGGTATTCGAGTCAGGGGTGGACAAGGTCATCATAGAGGCTAGAGATGTCACAGTTGAAATCATTTCAAAACTGGGTGGGACTGTAATAGGTCCAAAAACTACTTTCTATGGCACAGTTACTCCCATGGAATTGCAATGCAAGGACTTCAAGCTTTACATGGATAGGACAAAGTAG